Proteins encoded by one window of Superficieibacter sp. HKU1:
- a CDS encoding ATP-binding cassette domain-containing protein has translation MILLRNISKIFDHGKTPVVAVDSVDLTIEQGQIYGIIGYSGAGKSTLIRLLNGLEKPSSGSVTINGHEISSAKGEALRQARLKISMVFQHFNLLWSRTVRENIAFSMQIAGAPKAQIRARVAELIELVGLTGREDAYPSQLSGGQKQRVGIARALANSPDVLLCDEATSALDPQTTDQILDLLLDINRRFKLTIVLITHEMHVVRKICDRVAVMENGKVVEEGEVLEVFTRPQQPITQQFVRQVSQYKEEEAFNPDLTSELAGAVIKLTFTGVNTHQPVVGELTLRYGLPFNILHGKMSQTAHGVFGQLWLHVIANQDQLNNILADLHNSGIECEVVKHA, from the coding sequence ATGATCCTACTCAGGAATATTTCGAAGATTTTTGACCACGGTAAGACGCCCGTGGTCGCCGTGGACAGCGTAGATTTAACGATCGAACAGGGGCAGATTTACGGCATTATTGGCTACAGCGGCGCGGGGAAAAGTACCCTGATCCGTCTGCTAAACGGGCTGGAGAAACCCAGTTCAGGCAGTGTGACCATCAACGGTCACGAGATCTCGTCGGCAAAAGGCGAGGCGCTTCGCCAGGCTCGGCTGAAAATCAGTATGGTGTTCCAGCACTTTAATTTGCTGTGGTCGCGCACCGTAAGGGAAAACATTGCCTTTTCCATGCAAATCGCCGGTGCACCGAAAGCGCAGATCCGTGCCCGGGTAGCGGAACTTATCGAGCTGGTGGGCCTTACCGGGCGGGAAGATGCCTATCCTTCTCAGCTCAGCGGCGGGCAAAAGCAGCGCGTTGGCATCGCCCGCGCACTGGCCAATAGCCCGGACGTTCTGCTCTGCGATGAAGCGACGTCGGCGCTGGATCCGCAGACCACCGATCAGATCCTGGATTTGCTGCTGGATATTAATCGTCGTTTTAAGCTGACCATCGTGCTGATCACCCATGAAATGCACGTGGTGAGGAAGATCTGCGACCGCGTGGCGGTGATGGAAAACGGCAAAGTGGTGGAAGAGGGCGAGGTGCTGGAGGTCTTTACCCGTCCGCAGCAGCCGATCACTCAGCAGTTCGTGCGTCAGGTGAGTCAGTATAAAGAAGAGGAAGCGTTTAATCCGGATCTGACCAGCGAGCTGGCCGGGGCGGTCATTAAACTGACGTTTACCGGAGTAAATACCCATCAGCCGGTAGTGGGGGAACTGACCCTGCGATACGGTCTGCCGTTTAATATTTTGCACGGCAAGATGTCGCAAACTGCCCACGGCGTGTTTGGGCAACTTTGGCTTCACGTGATTGCAAACCAGGATCAGCTGAACAACATCCTCGCGGATTTGCACAACAGCGGTATTGAATGCGAGGTGGTTAAACATGCTTGA
- a CDS encoding cystathionine beta-synthase gives MSVFHSVTDLIGNTPLLQLHKLDSGPCELFLKLENQNPGGSIKDRVALSMIAHAERKGLLKPGGTIIEATAGNTGLGLALIAAQKGYSLLLVVPDKMSREKIFHLRALGAQVLLTRSDVGKGHPAYYQDYARRLADETPGAFYIDQFNNAANPLAHATTTAPELYEQLDGRIDAIVVGVGSGGTLGGLQAWFAEHSPHTEFVLADPAGSVLADQVEHGRYDDAGAWLVEGIGEDFIPPLSHLDGVKQALRVTDGDAFTAARELLNVEGILAGSSTGTLLTAALRYCRAQSTPKRVVTFACDSGNKYLSKMFNDDWMRQQGFISRPQAGDLSDFIALRHEEGATVTAAPDDTLATVLARMRLYDISQLPVLNNDEVIGIIDEWDLISHVKGDSQRFALPVKDAMTREVEIIDRRAPESALKSIFDRGLVAIVVDNHRFLGLVTRSDVLTTWRNRRS, from the coding sequence ATGAGTGTTTTTCATTCTGTGACCGATTTGATTGGCAATACGCCGCTGCTTCAGCTGCATAAGCTGGACAGTGGCCCCTGCGAACTGTTTTTAAAACTGGAAAACCAGAACCCCGGCGGGTCGATTAAAGACCGGGTCGCACTGTCGATGATTGCGCATGCCGAGAGAAAGGGTTTGCTCAAACCCGGCGGGACGATTATCGAAGCAACGGCAGGCAATACCGGCCTCGGTCTGGCGCTGATCGCCGCGCAGAAAGGCTATTCGCTGCTGCTGGTCGTGCCGGATAAAATGAGCCGCGAAAAAATATTTCATCTGCGGGCGCTTGGTGCGCAGGTGCTACTCACCCGCTCGGACGTCGGCAAAGGCCATCCGGCTTATTATCAGGATTATGCCCGGCGGCTGGCGGATGAAACGCCCGGCGCGTTTTATATCGATCAGTTTAACAACGCCGCCAATCCGCTGGCTCACGCCACCACGACCGCGCCGGAACTGTATGAGCAGCTGGACGGACGTATTGATGCCATCGTGGTCGGCGTCGGCTCCGGCGGTACTCTTGGCGGATTGCAGGCATGGTTTGCGGAGCACTCCCCGCATACGGAGTTTGTGCTGGCCGATCCTGCTGGCTCTGTCCTTGCCGATCAGGTTGAACACGGTCGCTATGATGACGCTGGCGCCTGGCTGGTCGAAGGCATCGGCGAGGATTTTATTCCTCCTCTCTCCCATCTCGACGGCGTAAAACAGGCGCTGCGCGTGACCGATGGCGACGCGTTTACCGCCGCCCGTGAATTACTCAACGTTGAAGGCATACTGGCAGGCTCCTCTACCGGTACGCTGCTCACCGCCGCGCTGCGCTACTGCCGGGCGCAGTCCACGCCGAAGCGCGTCGTGACTTTCGCCTGCGACAGCGGCAATAAGTACCTCTCCAAAATGTTCAACGACGACTGGATGCGCCAGCAGGGATTTATTTCCCGTCCGCAGGCAGGCGATCTCAGCGATTTTATCGCACTGCGGCATGAGGAAGGTGCCACCGTCACCGCCGCGCCGGACGATACCCTCGCCACCGTGCTGGCCCGCATGCGTCTGTACGATATTTCCCAGCTTCCGGTGCTGAACAATGACGAGGTAATCGGGATTATTGATGAGTGGGATCTGATTAGCCACGTCAAAGGCGACAGCCAGCGTTTCGCCCTGCCGGTTAAAGACGCCATGACCCGCGAGGTTGAAATTATTGACCGCCGCGCTCCGGAAAGCGCCCTCAAATCCATTTTCGATCGCGGCCTGGTCGCGATTGTTGTCGACAACCATCGTTTTCTGGGCCTGGTGACCCGCAGCGATGTGTTAACTACCTGGCGTAACCGCCGGTCATAA
- a CDS encoding autotransporter outer membrane beta-barrel domain-containing protein — MQTWKKKLVVSQLALACTLAIASQANATTYDTWGYHDNTTTALDWSNMDAPGSDGNYVTYNGFVYYNNANGDFDQSFNGDTVNGTISTYYLNHDYTDGTNGNANQLDIANSVIHGSITSMLPDGYYGYNGGTDYDGGYYFYQAGNDVIDTTWHDGDVFTLNIANSTVDDDYEALYFTDSYVDGDVTKYTNETFYTAPGEDAGLGLAVQLNVESNINISNNSRVAGISLVQGDTTNTNYTTESHTWDNNIVVTDSTVTSGAVTPLENTGFYGNSAEPSDYTGNGGANDVAMYFSDNSASNYSMKNNVYFSNSTLLGDVVFNSTWNANFYPHGHDSNGDGVLDTNGGWADDSLNVDELNITLDNGSKWVGSATMNNVDENSIASADWYDVTGNSQYPGVVVEANDWGRAIDDQVFQSGVFNVTLNNGSEWDTVNQSNIDTLAVNNGSQVNVAESSLISDTISLTNGSSMNIGDEGQVATDHLTIDSYSTVALSSKDNSTVAYSYAPSLYANTITVTNGGVLDVNVDQFDDNPFQTDTLELTSGNVADNYNHVVSGVFDIHSSDYILNADLVNDRTNDQTQANYGYGTIAMNSDGHLTINGNGDINNGDELDNSSVDNVVAATGNYKVRIDNATGAGNIADYKGKEIIYVNDVNTNATFSAANKADLGAYTYQAQQEGNTVVLRQMELTDYANMALSIPSANTNIWNLQQDTLSDRLTSARHGFDDNGGAWVSYFGGSFDGDNGTINYDQDVNGIMVGVDTKVDGNNAKWIVGAAASFAKGDMSDRTGQVDQDSQSAYIYSSARFANNIFVDGNLSYSRFDNDLTANMSNGAYVDGNTTADAWGFGLKLGYDWKINDAGYVTPYASINGLFQSGDSYRLSNDANVGGQDYDSLRYEAGLNAGYTFNYGDQALTPYFNLAYVYDDSDNDSDFNGDNIDNGVKGSAVRVGAGGQFSFTKNFSGYTGVTYLGGGDVDQDWAANAGVKYTW, encoded by the coding sequence ATGCAAACCTGGAAAAAGAAACTGGTAGTATCTCAATTAGCATTGGCCTGCACTTTGGCGATCGCTTCTCAGGCAAATGCGACAACTTATGATACCTGGGGGTATCACGATAACACCACGACCGCACTTGATTGGTCTAATATGGATGCGCCGGGCTCTGACGGCAACTATGTCACCTATAATGGCTTTGTTTATTACAACAATGCTAACGGTGACTTCGACCAGTCTTTCAACGGTGATACCGTTAACGGTACCATTTCTACTTATTATTTGAACCACGATTATACCGATGGTACAAATGGCAATGCGAACCAGTTGGATATCGCTAATTCAGTGATTCATGGTTCAATCACTTCAATGCTGCCTGATGGTTATTACGGTTATAATGGTGGTACTGATTATGATGGTGGTTACTATTTCTACCAGGCTGGTAACGATGTTATCGATACAACGTGGCATGACGGGGATGTCTTCACTCTGAACATTGCCAACTCTACTGTTGATGATGATTATGAAGCGCTCTATTTTACTGATTCTTATGTGGATGGAGACGTCACGAAATATACAAATGAAACCTTCTATACGGCGCCAGGTGAAGATGCAGGTCTCGGTCTCGCTGTACAGCTTAATGTAGAAAGCAACATTAATATTTCCAACAACTCTCGCGTTGCAGGCATCAGTTTAGTACAGGGTGATACCACTAATACCAACTACACCACTGAATCCCATACCTGGGATAACAACATTGTGGTTACAGATTCTACAGTGACCTCTGGTGCTGTAACACCGCTGGAAAATACGGGCTTCTATGGCAACTCTGCTGAGCCAAGCGATTACACTGGCAACGGCGGTGCTAACGACGTAGCAATGTATTTCAGCGATAATTCAGCATCCAATTATTCAATGAAAAACAACGTTTACTTCAGCAACTCCACGCTGCTGGGTGATGTTGTCTTTAATAGCACCTGGAATGCGAACTTCTATCCGCATGGTCATGACAGCAATGGCGATGGTGTTCTGGACACCAACGGTGGCTGGGCTGACGATTCTCTGAACGTTGATGAACTGAACATTACGCTGGACAACGGCAGTAAGTGGGTCGGTTCTGCTACTATGAACAACGTTGATGAGAATTCTATTGCTTCTGCTGACTGGTATGATGTCACCGGCAATAGCCAGTACCCTGGCGTAGTGGTTGAAGCTAACGACTGGGGCCGTGCGATTGACGATCAGGTATTCCAGAGCGGCGTATTTAACGTTACGCTGAACAACGGTTCAGAATGGGATACGGTTAACCAATCTAACATTGATACGTTAGCGGTAAACAACGGTTCTCAGGTTAACGTTGCTGAATCCAGCCTGATCTCTGACACTATCAGCCTGACCAATGGTTCTTCCATGAACATTGGTGATGAAGGCCAGGTAGCAACCGATCACCTGACCATCGATAGCTACAGTACCGTTGCATTGTCCAGTAAAGATAATTCAACTGTAGCATATAGCTATGCACCGTCTCTGTACGCTAACACCATCACCGTGACCAACGGCGGCGTGCTGGATGTGAACGTTGATCAGTTTGACGATAATCCGTTCCAGACTGATACCCTGGAACTGACCAGCGGCAACGTTGCTGACAACTACAACCACGTTGTTTCCGGTGTCTTCGATATCCATAGCAGCGATTATATCCTGAATGCCGATCTGGTGAACGACCGTACTAACGATCAGACCCAGGCTAATTATGGCTACGGTACTATCGCGATGAACTCTGACGGTCACCTGACCATCAATGGTAACGGCGATATCAACAATGGCGACGAACTGGATAACAGCTCTGTTGACAACGTTGTGGCCGCAACCGGTAATTACAAAGTTCGCATCGACAACGCCACTGGTGCTGGTAACATCGCTGACTACAAAGGTAAAGAAATTATCTATGTCAACGATGTAAATACCAACGCTACCTTCAGCGCTGCCAACAAAGCTGACCTGGGTGCTTATACCTATCAGGCACAGCAGGAAGGCAACACGGTTGTTCTGCGCCAGATGGAGCTGACCGACTACGCTAACATGGCACTGAGCATTCCTTCTGCAAACACCAACATCTGGAACCTGCAACAGGATACTCTGTCTGACCGTCTGACCAGCGCTCGTCATGGCTTTGATGACAACGGTGGTGCATGGGTGAGCTACTTCGGTGGTAGCTTCGATGGTGATAACGGCACGATCAACTACGATCAGGACGTTAACGGCATCATGGTCGGTGTTGATACCAAAGTTGACGGTAACAATGCTAAGTGGATCGTCGGTGCGGCAGCTTCCTTCGCGAAAGGCGACATGAGCGACCGTACTGGCCAGGTGGATCAGGACAGCCAGTCTGCCTACATCTACTCTTCTGCTCGCTTCGCGAACAACATCTTTGTTGATGGCAACTTAAGCTACAGCCGTTTCGACAACGACCTGACTGCTAACATGAGCAACGGCGCGTATGTTGATGGCAACACCACTGCTGATGCATGGGGCTTTGGCCTGAAACTGGGTTACGACTGGAAAATCAACGATGCAGGTTATGTAACGCCTTACGCCAGCATCAATGGTCTGTTCCAGTCTGGTGACAGCTATCGTCTGAGCAACGACGCTAACGTCGGCGGTCAGGATTACGACAGCCTGCGTTATGAAGCGGGTCTGAATGCAGGTTACACCTTCAACTACGGTGACCAGGCGCTGACGCCGTACTTCAACCTGGCTTACGTATACGACGACTCTGACAACGATTCCGACTTCAATGGTGATAACATTGATAACGGCGTTAAAGGTTCTGCGGTACGTGTTGGTGCGGGCGGACAGTTCAGCTTCACCAAAAACTTCAGCGGCTATACCGGTGTCACCTATCTCGGTGGCGGCGACGTTGACCAGGATTGGGCAGCAAACGCTGGTGTTAAATACACCTGGTAA
- a CDS encoding methionine ABC transporter permease, with translation MLDQLLPHLKWDQLWAATQETLYMTALSGIATFVLGIILGLALFLTARGGLFQNRTLYSVISILVNVFRSIPFIILIVLLIPFTKTIVGTILGANAALPALIVGAAPFYARLVEIALREVDKGVIEATRSMGARLSTLIFRVLLPESSPALVSGITVTLIALVSYSAMAGVIGAGGLGNLAYLEGFQRNHSDVTLVATVTILIVVFIIQFCGDVITSLLDKR, from the coding sequence ATGCTTGATCAACTTTTACCCCATCTGAAATGGGACCAGCTGTGGGCGGCCACGCAGGAAACGTTGTATATGACGGCGCTCTCCGGCATCGCGACTTTCGTGCTGGGGATCATTCTCGGGCTGGCGTTGTTTTTAACCGCGCGCGGCGGCCTGTTCCAGAACCGTACGCTTTACAGCGTAATTTCTATTCTCGTGAACGTGTTCCGCTCCATTCCGTTCATTATCTTAATCGTGCTGTTGATCCCGTTTACCAAAACGATTGTCGGCACCATTCTCGGCGCCAATGCGGCGCTGCCAGCATTGATTGTCGGCGCGGCACCGTTCTACGCCCGGCTGGTAGAGATTGCCCTGCGCGAAGTGGATAAGGGCGTTATTGAAGCCACGCGATCGATGGGCGCGCGTCTCAGTACCTTAATTTTTCGGGTTTTACTGCCGGAGTCCTCTCCTGCCCTGGTGTCAGGCATTACGGTGACACTGATTGCGCTGGTCAGCTACAGCGCGATGGCAGGGGTCATTGGTGCCGGTGGATTAGGGAATCTTGCTTATCTGGAAGGATTCCAGCGAAACCATAGCGACGTCACGCTGGTGGCGACGGTGACTATTCTGATCGTCGTCTTCATCATCCAGTTCTGCGGCGACGTTATTACCTCTCTGTTAGATAAACGCTAA
- the hemB gene encoding porphobilinogen synthase: protein MTDLITRPRRLRKSPALRAMFEETTLSKNDLVLPIFVEEEIDEYKAIEAMPGVMRIPEKHLAREIERIANAGIRSVMTFGISHHTDATGSDAWKEDGLVARMSRICKQAVPEMIVMSDTCFCEYTSHGHCGVLCEHGVDNDATLANLGKQAVVAAAAGADFIAPSAAMDGQVQAIRQALDAAGFFDTAIMSYSTKFASSFYGPFREAAGTALKGDRKTYQMNPMNRREAIRESLLDEAQGADCLMVKPAGAYLDILRDIRERSDLPLGAYQVSGEYAMIKFAAQAGAIDEEKVVLESLGAIKRAGADLIFSYFALDLAEKKIL from the coding sequence ATGACCGATTTAATCACTCGCCCCCGCCGCCTGCGCAAGTCTCCCGCGCTGCGCGCTATGTTTGAAGAGACAACACTGAGTAAGAACGACCTGGTGTTGCCGATCTTTGTTGAAGAAGAGATTGATGAATACAAGGCCATCGAGGCGATGCCGGGCGTAATGCGCATCCCCGAGAAGCATCTGGCGCGCGAGATTGAACGCATCGCCAACGCGGGGATCCGCTCGGTGATGACCTTCGGGATCTCCCATCACACCGACGCCACCGGCAGCGATGCCTGGAAAGAAGACGGTCTGGTCGCACGTATGTCCCGTATCTGTAAACAGGCGGTGCCGGAGATGATCGTAATGTCCGATACCTGCTTCTGCGAATATACGTCTCACGGCCACTGCGGCGTGCTGTGCGAGCACGGTGTGGATAACGACGCGACCCTTGCCAACCTTGGCAAACAGGCGGTCGTGGCCGCCGCTGCGGGCGCGGATTTTATCGCCCCTTCCGCCGCGATGGATGGACAGGTTCAGGCGATCCGTCAGGCGCTGGATGCCGCCGGATTTTTTGATACGGCGATCATGTCCTATTCAACCAAGTTCGCCTCTTCCTTTTATGGTCCGTTCCGCGAAGCCGCCGGGACCGCGCTGAAAGGCGACCGTAAAACCTATCAGATGAACCCGATGAACCGCCGGGAAGCGATCCGTGAGTCGCTGCTGGATGAGGCACAGGGCGCGGACTGTCTGATGGTGAAACCGGCGGGTGCTTATCTGGATATTCTGCGGGATATTCGGGAACGCAGCGATCTGCCGTTGGGCGCTTATCAGGTTAGCGGTGAGTACGCGATGATTAAGTTCGCGGCGCAGGCTGGCGCGATTGACGAAGAGAAGGTTGTGCTGGAAAGTCTGGGCGCGATTAAACGCGCGGGCGCGGATCTGATTTTTAGTTATTTCGCGCTCGATCTGGCGGAAAAGAAAATTCTGTAA
- a CDS encoding PLP-dependent aspartate aminotransferase family protein, producing MKNLATLSVHSGAFNDQHGAVMPPIYATSTFAQPVPGQHTGYEYSRSGNPTRDALEASIAELEGGSRGYAFASGLAGIATVLELLDKESHIVAVDDVYGGTYRLIENVRSRTAGLQVSWVKPDDVQAIEAAIRPQTRMLWVETPTNPLLKLADLEAIAAIARRHHLISVADNTFASPILQRPLEQGFDIVVHSATKYLNGHSDVVAGLVVVGDNPELAEKLGYLQNAIGGVLDPFSSFLTLRGIRTLALRIERHSSNALALARWLEQQPQVEKVWYPGLESHPHFELARRQMSQAGGMISIVVNGDEQRATAIIQKLKLFTLAESLGGVESLVSQPFSMTHASIPLAQRLANGITPQLIRLSVGIEDPQDLIDDLRQALVE from the coding sequence ATGAAAAACTTAGCCACCCTTAGCGTTCACAGCGGCGCGTTTAACGACCAGCATGGTGCAGTCATGCCGCCGATTTATGCCACCTCTACCTTTGCCCAGCCTGTGCCGGGCCAGCATACCGGCTACGAATATTCACGCAGCGGCAACCCGACCCGCGATGCGCTGGAAGCGTCCATCGCCGAACTGGAAGGCGGCAGCCGCGGCTATGCGTTTGCCTCCGGGCTGGCCGGGATCGCCACCGTGCTCGAACTGCTTGATAAAGAGAGTCATATCGTGGCGGTAGATGACGTTTACGGCGGGACTTACCGCCTGATCGAGAATGTGCGAAGTCGCACCGCGGGTTTACAGGTAAGCTGGGTGAAACCAGACGATGTCCAGGCGATTGAGGCAGCGATCCGTCCGCAAACCCGGATGCTCTGGGTAGAAACGCCGACCAACCCACTGCTGAAACTGGCCGATCTGGAGGCGATTGCCGCCATCGCCAGACGGCATCATCTGATTAGCGTAGCGGATAACACCTTTGCCTCACCGATTCTGCAACGTCCGCTGGAGCAGGGTTTTGATATCGTCGTGCACTCGGCGACTAAATACCTCAACGGCCATTCCGATGTCGTGGCGGGACTGGTCGTGGTCGGCGATAACCCCGAACTTGCGGAAAAACTTGGCTATCTGCAAAACGCCATCGGCGGCGTGCTTGACCCGTTCAGCAGCTTCCTGACGCTACGCGGCATTCGCACGCTGGCGCTACGTATTGAGCGTCACAGCAGTAACGCGCTGGCGCTGGCCCGCTGGCTGGAGCAGCAGCCGCAGGTGGAGAAAGTGTGGTATCCGGGGCTGGAATCGCATCCGCATTTTGAACTGGCGCGCAGGCAGATGTCGCAGGCGGGCGGAATGATCTCCATCGTAGTGAATGGCGATGAGCAGCGTGCCACAGCGATTATCCAGAAACTGAAACTGTTTACCCTGGCCGAGAGTCTGGGCGGTGTGGAAAGCCTGGTCAGTCAGCCCTTCAGCATGACCCACGCCTCCATTCCGCTGGCGCAGCGGCTGGCAAACGGCATTACGCCGCAGCTTATTCGCCTGTCGGTCGGTATTGAAGATCCGCAGGATTTAATTGATGACCTTCGTCAGGCGCTGGTGGAGTAA
- a CDS encoding amino acid ABC transporter ATP-binding protein, protein MLSGLLSQSAAGSADFSRLENASVEFRDAVKAFGDHRVLNGINLTINPGEVVAILGPSGSGKSTLIRLINQLESLSGGDILIDNKSTRHLQGRALRQLRSRVGFVFQQFNLYAHLNAVQNIALALEAVHGWKKADAEKRALELLHQVGLADKAQHMPSQLSGGQQQRVAIARALASSPQIILFDEPTSALDPEMIGEVLYVMKTLAHSGITMIVVTHEMQFAREIADRVVFIDGGDICEVAPPAEFFTRPRHPRAQRFLQKVLDPLHQERPE, encoded by the coding sequence ATGTTGTCAGGTTTACTCTCTCAATCCGCAGCAGGGTCTGCGGATTTTTCACGTCTGGAAAATGCCAGCGTTGAATTTCGCGACGCGGTGAAAGCGTTCGGCGATCACCGCGTATTAAACGGTATCAATTTAACGATTAACCCCGGCGAAGTGGTGGCGATCCTCGGCCCTTCCGGCTCCGGTAAATCCACGCTGATCCGCCTCATCAATCAGCTCGAATCGCTGAGCGGCGGCGATATTCTGATCGACAATAAATCGACACGCCATTTGCAGGGACGCGCGCTACGTCAGCTTCGCAGCCGGGTGGGATTTGTGTTTCAGCAGTTTAATCTGTATGCCCATCTTAACGCGGTGCAGAATATTGCCCTGGCGCTGGAGGCGGTGCACGGCTGGAAAAAAGCGGATGCCGAAAAGCGCGCGCTGGAACTGCTACATCAGGTTGGACTGGCTGACAAAGCGCAGCATATGCCGTCGCAGCTTTCCGGCGGACAGCAGCAGCGTGTGGCGATTGCCCGCGCCCTCGCCTCCTCGCCGCAAATCATCCTGTTTGACGAGCCGACCTCGGCGCTGGATCCGGAGATGATCGGCGAAGTGCTGTACGTCATGAAAACCCTAGCGCACAGCGGCATCACCATGATCGTGGTAACCCACGAAATGCAATTTGCCAGAGAAATCGCCGATCGGGTGGTGTTTATTGACGGCGGCGATATCTGCGAAGTGGCACCCCCTGCGGAATTCTTCACCCGGCCACGCCATCCACGTGCGCAACGCTTTCTGCAAAAAGTGCTGGATCCGCTGCATCAGGAGCGTCCGGAGTGA
- a CDS encoding ABC transporter substrate-binding protein, with protein MKTLAVALGLLTLGSAAHADQLADIKAAGVVKVATFDANPPFGSVDPKSHDIVGYDVDFAKALAKALGVKLELVATNPANRIPLLQSGKADLIVADITITPERAQVVDFSTPYFVTGQQFLVPAKSADKLDGYSRARIGAVKGTTGEQALHQRYPQARVLAYDDIPLALTALRNGNVQAITQDSTILAGLLAEAPDKAKFKILPDLLSKEEIGVGVKKGETALLNAVNDELVNLEKNGQAAKIYDTWFGPSTKTPQPRSFTIEAK; from the coding sequence ATGAAAACGCTGGCGGTGGCGCTGGGTCTGTTAACGCTGGGCTCGGCAGCCCATGCCGATCAGCTGGCGGATATCAAAGCCGCAGGCGTAGTAAAAGTGGCAACGTTTGACGCCAACCCGCCGTTTGGCTCGGTCGATCCAAAAAGCCACGACATCGTCGGCTACGATGTGGATTTCGCAAAAGCACTGGCGAAAGCGCTTGGCGTGAAGCTGGAGCTGGTGGCGACTAACCCGGCGAACCGTATCCCGCTGCTGCAATCCGGTAAAGCGGATCTGATCGTCGCGGATATCACCATTACCCCGGAACGCGCGCAGGTGGTGGATTTCTCCACGCCGTACTTCGTCACCGGACAGCAGTTCCTGGTACCGGCGAAATCTGCGGATAAACTGGATGGGTATAGCCGCGCCCGTATTGGGGCGGTAAAAGGCACCACCGGCGAACAGGCGCTGCATCAGCGTTATCCGCAGGCTCGCGTGCTGGCCTATGACGACATTCCGCTGGCGCTGACCGCGCTGCGTAACGGTAACGTGCAGGCGATTACTCAGGACAGCACCATCCTTGCGGGCCTGCTGGCGGAAGCGCCGGACAAGGCGAAGTTTAAGATCCTGCCGGATCTGCTGAGTAAAGAAGAGATCGGCGTTGGCGTGAAGAAAGGCGAGACGGCGCTGCTGAACGCGGTGAACGATGAGCTGGTGAACCTGGAGAAAAACGGCCAGGCCGCCAAAATTTACGATACCTGGTTTGGTCCTTCCACCAAAACCCCACAGCCACGTTCATTTACTATCGAAGCAAAGTAA
- a CDS encoding MetQ/NlpA family ABC transporter substrate-binding protein codes for MTKTLTLIAAATLSAMSFASWADTLTVGASNVPHAEILEQAKPILAKEGIDLEIKPFQDYILPNTALASGDIDANYFQHIPYLNSFLKDHAGDKTFDFVSAGAIHIEPIGIYSKKYKSLKDLPQGGKVIMRDAVSEEGRILSIFEKEGVIKLKPGIDKVNARISDIVENPKKLQFQPNVEAALLPQMYNNDEGDAVVINANYAIDAGLDPVHDPIAVESGENNPYANIITVHRGDEKKKDIVELVKVLHSKEIQDWIRTKYKGAVIPVNN; via the coding sequence ATGACGAAAACACTGACACTGATCGCCGCAGCAACCCTAAGTGCCATGAGCTTTGCCTCCTGGGCCGATACCCTGACCGTGGGCGCGTCCAACGTGCCGCACGCTGAAATTCTGGAGCAGGCGAAACCGATCCTGGCGAAAGAAGGCATCGATCTCGAAATCAAACCGTTCCAGGACTACATCCTGCCGAACACCGCGCTGGCCAGCGGCGACATCGACGCCAACTATTTCCAGCACATCCCTTATCTGAACAGCTTCCTGAAGGATCATGCTGGCGATAAGACGTTCGACTTCGTCAGCGCCGGGGCGATCCATATCGAGCCGATTGGCATTTACTCTAAAAAATACAAATCGCTGAAAGATCTGCCGCAGGGCGGAAAAGTGATTATGCGTGATGCGGTGTCTGAAGAAGGACGTATCCTCTCCATCTTCGAAAAAGAGGGCGTGATCAAGCTGAAACCGGGTATCGATAAAGTTAACGCGCGCATCAGCGATATCGTGGAGAATCCGAAGAAACTGCAGTTCCAGCCGAATGTAGAAGCCGCGCTGCTGCCGCAAATGTATAACAATGACGAAGGCGACGCGGTGGTGATCAACGCCAACTACGCCATCGACGCTGGTCTGGATCCGGTTCACGATCCGATCGCCGTAGAAAGCGGTGAGAACAACCCGTACGCCAACATCATTACCGTACATCGCGGCGACGAGAAGAAAAAAGACATCGTGGAACTGGTGAAGGTACTGCACTCGAAAGAGATTCAGGACTGGATCCGCACCAAATATAAAGGCGCGGTGATTCCGGTAAACAACTAA